A window from Podospora bellae-mahoneyi strain CBS 112042 chromosome 1 map unlocalized CBS112042p_1, whole genome shotgun sequence encodes these proteins:
- the CKA2 gene encoding Casein kinase II subunit alpha' (COG:D; COG:K; COG:T; EggNog:ENOG503NWKT), producing the protein MLAVCPSLCLLTLGALSPTPPPICNIDPAPPATAQTSAPVSRMARVYADVNQNMPRSYWDYDSVNISWGALENYEVVRKIGRGKYSEVFEGINVVNYQKCVIKVLKPVKKKKIKREIKILQNLAGGPNIVALLDVVRDSQSKTPSLIFEFVNNTDFRTLYPKFVDIDVRYYIYELLKALDYCHSKGIMHRDVKPHNVMIDHENRKLRLIDWGLAEFYHPGTEYNVRVASRYFKGPELLVDYQEYDYSLDMWSLGAMFASMIFRKEPFFHGQSNADQLVKIAKVLGTDDLFDYLDKYEIELDTQYDDILGRFQKKPWHSFVNADNQRFVSNEAIDFLDKLLRYDHAERLTAKEAMAHPYFAPIRDEGILQRYLAGEAI; encoded by the exons ATGCTGGCCGTGTGCCCCTCACTCTGTCTGCTGACATTGGGCGCTCTCTCgcccacaccaccgccaatTTGCAACATCGATCCCGCACCCCCAGCGACCGCGCAAACGAGCGCACCCGTCTCCAGAATGGCCAGAGTCTATGCCGATGTCAACCAGAACATGCCCAGGAGCTACTGGGACTATGATTCTGTCAATATCAGCTGGGGCGCTCTCGAAAACTACGAAGTTGTTCGCAAGATCG gCCGCGGCAAGTACTCGGAGGTCTTCGAGGGAATAAACGTCGTCAACTATCAAAAATGCGTCATCAAGGTGCTCAAGCCCgtaaaaaagaagaagatcaagcgCGAGATCAAGATCCTGCAGAACCTGGCAGGCGGCCCCAACATCGTCGCCCTGCTCGACGTGGTTAGGGACTCGCAGAGCAAAACCCCATCGCTCATCTTCGAGTttgtcaacaacaccgaCTTCCGAACCCTGTACCCCAAGTTTGTCGACATCGACGTCCGCTACTACATCTACGAGCTCCTCAAGGCCCTCGACTACTGCCACAGCAAGGGCATCATGCACCGCGACGTGAAGCCTCATAACGTTATGATCGATCATGAGAACAGAAAG TTGCGCCTCATCGATTGGGGTCTCGCCGAATTCTACCACCCAGGTACCGAGTACAACGTGCGCGTCGCCTCGCGCTACTTCAAGGGTCCCGAGCTTCTCGTCGACTACCAGGAATACGATTACAGCCTGGACATGTGGAGCCTGGGCGCCATGTTCGCCTCCATGATCTTCCGCAAGGAGCCATTTTTCCACGGCCAGAGCAACGCCGATCAGCTCGTCAAGATCGCCAAGGTGCTCGGCACCGACGACCTGTTTGACTACCTAGACAAGTACGAGATCGAGCTGGACACACAGTACGATGACATTCTGGGCCGTTTCCAAAAGAAGCCCTGGCACAGCTTTGTCAATGCAGACAATCAACGATTTGTCTCGAACGAGGCGATTGATttcctcgacaagctgctTCGATACGACCATGCG GAACGTCTCACCGCCAAGGAAGCCATGGCCCACCCTTACTTTGCGCCAATTCGCGATGAGGGCATCCTCCAGCGCTATCTCGCCGGCGAAGCAATCTAG